The following are encoded in a window of Caldicellulosiruptor danielii genomic DNA:
- a CDS encoding 23S rRNA (pseudouridine(1915)-N(3))-methyltransferase RlmH: MIRIISVGTIKEKYFLQACEEYKKRLLRWVKIEEIEIKEEDENKYSNIKTLLEREADKILNHIKKDEFIIVCDVNGIEFSSEEFSEILRKNINSSKDIAFIIGSSNGLSNEVKRRADLLLSFSKLTFPHQLFRVLLYEQIYRGLSIIYKTKYHK, from the coding sequence ATGATAAGGATAATCAGTGTTGGAACAATAAAAGAGAAATATTTTCTACAGGCATGTGAAGAGTACAAAAAAAGACTTTTGCGGTGGGTAAAAATCGAAGAAATAGAGATAAAAGAAGAAGATGAAAATAAATATTCCAATATCAAAACGCTTTTAGAAAGAGAAGCTGATAAGATTTTAAATCATATAAAGAAAGACGAATTTATAATAGTATGCGATGTTAACGGAATTGAGTTTTCATCAGAAGAATTTTCTGAGATTCTAAGGAAAAACATAAACAGTAGCAAGGATATTGCTTTTATCATTGGCAGTTCTAATGGTCTTTCAAATGAAGTGAAAAGAAGAGCTGATTTGCTTTTATCATTTTCAAAACTTACTTTTCCTCATCAGCTTTTTAGAGTTTTACTTTATGAACAGATTTACAGAGGGTTGTCAATTATTTATAAGACAAAGTACCATAAATAA
- the argB gene encoding acetylglutamate kinase has translation MYEEMDTLIEKASILIEALPYIQKLYGKTVVIKYGGNAMINEKLKNWVMEDITLLKYIGVNPIVVHGGGPDINSVLKKLNVESQFVNGLRVTDMQTMEVAQMVLVGKTNKELVSMLNQKGGKAIGICGIDGNLIQARKHYEYVNGEKVDLGYVGEVVSINAKVLEMLAKDEYIPVVAPIGIGEDGTSYNINADTVAAEIAKAIKAEKLMFMTDVEGLKYDKNSKEIISAISADEVLKMIEEGKIDGGMIPKVLGCIDALKHGVNRTHILDGRIPHCILLEIFTDKGIGTMIHL, from the coding sequence ATGTATGAAGAAATGGACACTTTGATTGAAAAAGCAAGTATATTAATTGAAGCTCTTCCCTACATACAAAAGCTTTATGGAAAGACTGTTGTAATAAAATATGGCGGGAATGCTATGATAAATGAAAAGCTTAAAAACTGGGTTATGGAGGATATAACTTTGCTCAAATACATTGGTGTAAACCCAATAGTTGTTCATGGCGGTGGACCTGACATAAATTCAGTCCTCAAAAAGCTCAATGTTGAAAGTCAGTTTGTCAATGGGCTCAGAGTAACAGATATGCAAACTATGGAAGTTGCTCAAATGGTACTGGTAGGAAAGACAAACAAAGAACTTGTATCAATGTTAAACCAAAAAGGCGGAAAGGCAATAGGCATTTGCGGAATTGATGGAAATTTAATTCAAGCACGAAAACATTATGAGTATGTAAATGGTGAAAAAGTTGACTTGGGTTATGTAGGAGAGGTTGTGTCAATAAACGCTAAGGTTTTAGAAATGCTTGCCAAGGATGAATATATACCTGTTGTTGCACCAATTGGTATTGGAGAAGATGGCACAAGCTACAACATTAATGCAGATACTGTTGCTGCGGAGATTGCAAAGGCAATTAAGGCTGAAAAGCTAATGTTTATGACAGACGTCGAAGGTTTAAAATACGATAAAAACAGCAAAGAAATTATATCAGCGATAAGTGCCGATGAAGTTTTAAAGATGATTGAGGAAGGAAAGATTGACGGTGGGATGATTCCAAAAGTGTTAGGGTGCATTGACGCACTAAAGCATGGCGTCAATCGTACACACATACTTGATGGAAGAATTCCTCATTGTATTTTGCTTGAGATATTTACAGATAAAGGCATTGGAACAATGATTCATCTGTAA